A section of the Cervus canadensis isolate Bull #8, Minnesota chromosome 8, ASM1932006v1, whole genome shotgun sequence genome encodes:
- the PBLD gene encoding phenazine biosynthesis-like domain-containing protein isoform X1 has translation MKLPIFIADAFTAKAFSGNPAAVCLLENKLDEDLHQKIAKEMNLSETAFIRKLHPNDNFTQSSCFGLRWFTPQNEVPLCGHATLASAAVLFHKITFDKMKFFFWPENVNSTLTFVTLSGELKARKEEDGIVLDLPLYPAHPQKLHEVEDLIKTAIGDTLVQDVRYSPDTKKLLVRLSDTYNRSFLESLTVNTENLLQVETSGEVKGLILTLKGEPDGQTQAFDFYSRYFAPWYGVAEDPVTGSAHAVLSSYWSEQLGKKHLHAFQCSNRGGELTISLRSDGRVDIKGGAALVLEGMLTA, from the exons atgaaactccCTATATTCATAGCCGATGCATTCACAGCAAAAGCATTTAGTGGGAATCCGGCTGCTGTTTGTCTCCTAGAAAAT aAACTGGATGAAGACTTGCAtcaaaaaattgcaaaggaaatgAACCTCTCCGAAACGGCTTTTATCCGAAAGCTACACCCAAATGACAACTTTACacaaa GTTCCTGCTTTGGATTAAGGTGGTTTACACCCCAGAATGAGGTTCCTCTCTGTGGCCACGCTACCCTGGCTTCTGCAGCTGTGCTGTTTCACAAAATAA catttgacaaaatgaagttctttttttggCCAGAAAATGTGAATAGCACTCTCACGTTTGTCACTCTGAGTGGGGAACTGAAGGCCAGAAAAGAAGAGGATGGTATCGTCCTGGACCTGCCTCTTTATCCAGCCCACCCCCAg AAATTGCATGAAGTGGAGGACTTGATAAAG ACTGCCATAGGTGACACGCTGGTTCAGGATGTTCGCTATTCCCCAGATACCAAAAAGCTCCTGGTCCGGCTCAGTGATACTTACAACAG GTCATTTCTGGAGAGCCTGACAGTGAACACAGAGAATTTGCTGCAAGTGGAAACCTCAGGGGAGGTGAAAGGACTTATTCTCACCCTCAAGGGAGAGCCTGATGGGCAGACTCAAGCATTTGACTTTTACTCCAGATATTTTGCTCCATGGTACGGTGTGGCTGAGGACCCCGTAACAG GGTCTGCACATGCTGTTCTCAGTAGCTATTGGTCTGAGCAACTAGGGAAGAAACACTTGCACG cCTTTCAGTGTTCCAACCGGGGAGGAGAACTGACGATTTCCCTGCGTTCTGATGGACGAGTTGACATCAAGGGAGGCGCTGCTCTTGTTTTAGAGGGCATGCTGACAGCCTAG
- the PBLD gene encoding phenazine biosynthesis-like domain-containing protein isoform X2 codes for MKLPIFIADAFTAKAFSGNPAAVCLLENKLDEDLHQKIAKEMNLSETAFIRKLHPNDNFTQSSCFGLRWFTPQNEVPLCGHATLASAAVLFHKIKNVNSTLTFVTLSGELKARKEEDGIVLDLPLYPAHPQKLHEVEDLIKTAIGDTLVQDVRYSPDTKKLLVRLSDTYNRSFLESLTVNTENLLQVETSGEVKGLILTLKGEPDGQTQAFDFYSRYFAPWYGVAEDPVTGSAHAVLSSYWSEQLGKKHLHAFQCSNRGGELTISLRSDGRVDIKGGAALVLEGMLTA; via the exons atgaaactccCTATATTCATAGCCGATGCATTCACAGCAAAAGCATTTAGTGGGAATCCGGCTGCTGTTTGTCTCCTAGAAAAT aAACTGGATGAAGACTTGCAtcaaaaaattgcaaaggaaatgAACCTCTCCGAAACGGCTTTTATCCGAAAGCTACACCCAAATGACAACTTTACacaaa GTTCCTGCTTTGGATTAAGGTGGTTTACACCCCAGAATGAGGTTCCTCTCTGTGGCCACGCTACCCTGGCTTCTGCAGCTGTGCTGTTTCACAAAATAA AAAATGTGAATAGCACTCTCACGTTTGTCACTCTGAGTGGGGAACTGAAGGCCAGAAAAGAAGAGGATGGTATCGTCCTGGACCTGCCTCTTTATCCAGCCCACCCCCAg AAATTGCATGAAGTGGAGGACTTGATAAAG ACTGCCATAGGTGACACGCTGGTTCAGGATGTTCGCTATTCCCCAGATACCAAAAAGCTCCTGGTCCGGCTCAGTGATACTTACAACAG GTCATTTCTGGAGAGCCTGACAGTGAACACAGAGAATTTGCTGCAAGTGGAAACCTCAGGGGAGGTGAAAGGACTTATTCTCACCCTCAAGGGAGAGCCTGATGGGCAGACTCAAGCATTTGACTTTTACTCCAGATATTTTGCTCCATGGTACGGTGTGGCTGAGGACCCCGTAACAG GGTCTGCACATGCTGTTCTCAGTAGCTATTGGTCTGAGCAACTAGGGAAGAAACACTTGCACG cCTTTCAGTGTTCCAACCGGGGAGGAGAACTGACGATTTCCCTGCGTTCTGATGGACGAGTTGACATCAAGGGAGGCGCTGCTCTTGTTTTAGAGGGCATGCTGACAGCCTAG
- the PBLD gene encoding phenazine biosynthesis-like domain-containing protein isoform X3 — MNLSETAFIRKLHPNDNFTQSSCFGLRWFTPQNEVPLCGHATLASAAVLFHKITFDKMKFFFWPENVNSTLTFVTLSGELKARKEEDGIVLDLPLYPAHPQKLHEVEDLIKTAIGDTLVQDVRYSPDTKKLLVRLSDTYNRSFLESLTVNTENLLQVETSGEVKGLILTLKGEPDGQTQAFDFYSRYFAPWYGVAEDPVTGSAHAVLSSYWSEQLGKKHLHAFQCSNRGGELTISLRSDGRVDIKGGAALVLEGMLTA; from the exons atgAACCTCTCCGAAACGGCTTTTATCCGAAAGCTACACCCAAATGACAACTTTACacaaa GTTCCTGCTTTGGATTAAGGTGGTTTACACCCCAGAATGAGGTTCCTCTCTGTGGCCACGCTACCCTGGCTTCTGCAGCTGTGCTGTTTCACAAAATAA catttgacaaaatgaagttctttttttggCCAGAAAATGTGAATAGCACTCTCACGTTTGTCACTCTGAGTGGGGAACTGAAGGCCAGAAAAGAAGAGGATGGTATCGTCCTGGACCTGCCTCTTTATCCAGCCCACCCCCAg AAATTGCATGAAGTGGAGGACTTGATAAAG ACTGCCATAGGTGACACGCTGGTTCAGGATGTTCGCTATTCCCCAGATACCAAAAAGCTCCTGGTCCGGCTCAGTGATACTTACAACAG GTCATTTCTGGAGAGCCTGACAGTGAACACAGAGAATTTGCTGCAAGTGGAAACCTCAGGGGAGGTGAAAGGACTTATTCTCACCCTCAAGGGAGAGCCTGATGGGCAGACTCAAGCATTTGACTTTTACTCCAGATATTTTGCTCCATGGTACGGTGTGGCTGAGGACCCCGTAACAG GGTCTGCACATGCTGTTCTCAGTAGCTATTGGTCTGAGCAACTAGGGAAGAAACACTTGCACG cCTTTCAGTGTTCCAACCGGGGAGGAGAACTGACGATTTCCCTGCGTTCTGATGGACGAGTTGACATCAAGGGAGGCGCTGCTCTTGTTTTAGAGGGCATGCTGACAGCCTAG